Proteins encoded together in one Flavobacteriales bacterium window:
- a CDS encoding tetratricopeptide repeat protein: MKRIPVHQAALVVLLALLAGGCSKEKDRFLNRAYHRLTSRDNGWFNANEKLKETVAGIEKSYLDDYDKVLPLFVYGTEEQSKGAGGDLEKCIEKCSLVIERHNMDIKGKQRNSWIDDAYFVIGRSYFYKRAWFDAQRTFDYIGRRFKDQNRQYEAKVWLARTLMETEQYARAQSTLDEVKEVKELPKRFPHDELAAVQADLDLRRGKVDDAIMNLERAVDITKDRQRRVRWTFILAQLYQVKGMDDRSIAAYKQVTRMNPPYELAFHAQVFQALAFDRGDSKALRKMLNRMLRDEKHEDHFDMIHYALADIDLKENKDSSAIAHLKRSAYVSTNDTRQKAKTWLRLADLYFDDRAYPDAQLYYDSTSTLLAEEHPRYEEVFTRAEVLGELVEQLNIIAREDSLQKLAGMDPEEREKAIKRLIRDREKAESEKEAAEREAREAEASGTAAPARPATPAGGGSGAWYFYNPQQLGRGLSEFKKKWGNRPLEDDWRRRDKGGSAVAEEEPEEATEETAEGKDGEGEDGEPEWKDPGFYLKDLPTSDTALAASNAMICEAMYRSGMIYKEKLKDTDNAIESFETLINRSEECRFTPESHYQMYRIYLAREKSGSFIDFGGSTSQAYANIILERWPDSEFARLVRDPSLLEGGEARRKVEAAEYDQLYREFRQRNYLLVIGTCNQVIANEPRNHLLGKYHLLKAMAIGGTRELSAFRTALHEVKDKFPATEEAKAAEDLLAVLDRQATSEGAPAGQEKAPTNASSFKVDQGPHYIALIHPNSAGDITTVKTRISDFNRRYFPGRNILIESTILDTEQQVVVLRLFDDKAAAMAYYQQFLSDVGMLSGINDQGHPIFAISPDNYAQLYKNKDVDAYAAFFTQNYLPKQ, from the coding sequence GTGAAGCGGATCCCCGTCCACCAAGCCGCCCTTGTCGTGCTTCTGGCCCTGCTGGCCGGGGGGTGTTCCAAGGAGAAGGACCGCTTCCTGAACAGGGCCTACCACCGCCTCACCTCGCGGGACAACGGCTGGTTCAACGCCAACGAGAAGCTCAAGGAGACCGTCGCCGGGATCGAAAAGTCCTACCTCGACGACTACGACAAGGTGCTGCCCCTGTTCGTCTACGGCACCGAGGAACAGTCCAAGGGCGCCGGCGGCGACCTGGAGAAGTGCATCGAGAAGTGCTCGCTGGTGATCGAGCGGCACAACATGGACATCAAGGGCAAGCAGCGCAATAGCTGGATCGACGACGCCTACTTCGTCATCGGCCGCAGCTACTTCTACAAGAGGGCCTGGTTCGATGCCCAGCGCACCTTCGACTACATCGGCCGGCGGTTCAAGGATCAGAACCGGCAATACGAGGCCAAGGTGTGGCTGGCGCGCACCCTGATGGAGACCGAGCAGTACGCCCGGGCCCAGAGCACGCTGGACGAGGTGAAGGAGGTGAAGGAGCTGCCCAAGCGCTTTCCGCACGATGAGCTGGCCGCCGTGCAGGCCGACCTGGACCTGCGGCGGGGGAAGGTGGACGACGCCATCATGAACCTGGAGCGGGCCGTGGACATCACCAAGGACCGGCAGCGGCGGGTGCGGTGGACCTTCATCCTGGCGCAACTGTACCAGGTGAAGGGCATGGACGACCGTTCGATCGCCGCCTACAAGCAGGTGACCCGGATGAACCCGCCCTACGAGCTGGCCTTCCACGCCCAGGTGTTCCAAGCGCTGGCCTTCGACCGCGGCGATAGCAAGGCCTTGCGCAAGATGCTCAACCGCATGCTGCGTGATGAGAAGCACGAGGATCATTTCGACATGATCCACTACGCACTGGCCGACATCGACCTCAAGGAGAACAAGGACAGCAGTGCCATCGCCCACCTGAAGCGCAGCGCGTACGTCAGCACGAACGACACGCGCCAGAAGGCCAAGACCTGGTTGCGTCTGGCCGATCTGTACTTCGACGACCGCGCCTACCCGGACGCGCAGCTCTACTACGACAGCACGAGCACCTTGCTGGCCGAGGAACACCCCCGCTACGAGGAGGTGTTCACGCGTGCGGAGGTGCTCGGCGAGCTGGTGGAGCAGCTCAACATCATCGCGCGGGAGGACAGCCTGCAGAAGCTGGCGGGCATGGACCCCGAGGAGCGAGAGAAGGCCATCAAGCGCCTGATCCGCGACCGAGAAAAGGCCGAGAGCGAGAAGGAAGCCGCAGAGCGCGAGGCTCGGGAGGCCGAGGCGTCGGGAACGGCCGCCCCCGCACGCCCCGCCACCCCGGCCGGTGGTGGATCCGGCGCCTGGTACTTCTACAACCCCCAGCAGCTCGGCCGCGGCCTCTCGGAGTTCAAGAAGAAATGGGGCAACCGCCCCCTGGAGGACGATTGGCGTCGCCGCGACAAGGGCGGGTCGGCCGTGGCCGAGGAAGAGCCGGAGGAGGCCACCGAGGAGACCGCCGAAGGGAAGGACGGCGAAGGCGAGGACGGCGAGCCCGAATGGAAGGACCCCGGGTTCTACCTCAAGGACCTGCCCACCAGCGACACCGCCCTGGCCGCCTCCAACGCGATGATCTGCGAGGCCATGTACCGCAGCGGCATGATCTACAAGGAGAAGCTCAAGGACACCGACAACGCCATCGAGAGCTTCGAGACGCTGATCAACCGGTCCGAGGAGTGCCGGTTCACCCCGGAAAGCCACTACCAGATGTACCGCATCTACCTGGCCCGGGAGAAGAGCGGCAGCTTCATCGACTTCGGAGGCAGCACCTCGCAGGCCTATGCCAACATCATCCTGGAGCGGTGGCCGGACAGTGAGTTCGCCCGGCTGGTGCGCGATCCGTCGCTGCTGGAGGGCGGTGAGGCCCGCCGCAAGGTGGAGGCCGCCGAATACGATCAGCTCTACCGCGAGTTCCGCCAGCGCAACTACCTGCTGGTGATCGGCACCTGCAACCAGGTGATCGCCAACGAACCCCGCAACCACCTGCTGGGCAAATACCACCTGCTCAAGGCCATGGCCATTGGTGGCACCCGCGAGCTCTCGGCCTTCCGCACGGCGCTGCACGAGGTGAAGGACAAGTTCCCCGCCACCGAGGAGGCCAAGGCCGCCGAGGACCTGCTGGCCGTGCTGGACCGGCAGGCCACCTCGGAAGGGGCGCCCGCAGGGCAGGAGAAAGCCCCCACGAACGCCAGTTCCTTCAAGGTGGACCAAGGCCCGCACTACATCGCGCTCATCCATCCGAACAGTGCGGGGGACATCACCACGGTGAAGACCAGGATCAGCGATTTCAACAGGCGCTACTTCCCGGGTCGCAACATCCTCATCGAGAGCACCATCCTGGACACCGAGCAACAGGTGGTGGTGCTGCGCCTGTTCGACGACAAGGCCGCGGCGATGGCGTACTACCAGCAGTTCCTTTCCGATGTGGGCATGCTGAGCGGCATCAACGACCAGGGCCACCCCATCTTCGCCATCAGCCCCGACAACTACGCACAGTTGTACAAGAACAAGGACGTGGACGCCTATGCGGCCTTCTTCACTCAGAACTACCTGCCCAAGCAATAG
- a CDS encoding polymer-forming cytoskeletal protein: MALFQPDKKSEPMNKAAEPVNAGKINSIMEGTSIEGEIRSDSNLRIDGRVKGTINVRGRLIVGQTGVIEGEVSCQSSDIEGTLVGKVNCQDLLSLKATAKLQGDINTKKLAIEPGAVFTGNCSMAGGVVKEMDPVRLRTETARPEVASAQVVR, translated from the coding sequence ATGGCCCTTTTCCAACCCGATAAAAAGTCCGAGCCCATGAACAAGGCCGCCGAGCCGGTGAACGCCGGCAAGATCAACAGCATCATGGAGGGCACCTCCATCGAAGGCGAGATCCGCAGCGACAGCAACCTGCGCATCGATGGCCGCGTGAAGGGCACCATCAACGTGCGCGGCCGGCTCATCGTGGGCCAGACCGGCGTGATCGAGGGCGAGGTGAGCTGCCAGAGCTCCGACATCGAGGGCACGCTGGTGGGCAAGGTCAACTGCCAGGACCTGCTGAGCCTGAAGGCCACCGCCAAACTGCAGGGCGACATCAACACCAAGAAGCTGGCGATCGAGCCGGGGGCCGTGTTCACCGGGAACTGCAGCATGGCGGGCGGCGTGGTGAAGGAGATGGACCCCGTGCGCTTGCGCACCGAGACCGCCCGTCCGGAGGTGGCCTCCGCGCAGGTCGTCCGTTGA
- a CDS encoding AtpZ/AtpI family protein, translating into MATAPRQRRSDEARKGVNAYLRYSALGLQMAGIILLAIWAGRWLDGRVDAGFPAFTLVFALLGIAGAMVFLFKETRR; encoded by the coding sequence ATGGCCACAGCCCCAAGGCAACGGCGTTCCGACGAGGCGCGCAAAGGGGTCAACGCCTACCTTCGCTACAGTGCGCTCGGGCTGCAGATGGCCGGCATCATCCTGCTGGCCATCTGGGCCGGGCGTTGGCTCGATGGCCGGGTCGACGCCGGCTTCCCCGCCTTCACGCTGGTGTTCGCCCTGCTCGGGATCGCCGGGGCCATGGTCTTCCTCTTCAAGGAGACCCGGCGCTGA
- the atpB gene encoding F0F1 ATP synthase subunit A: MSLKPLLRHAFLILAALLMGRSAAQHSTSDSTAHHTAVTTSGAHDAASAQDHGAKEKFNAGKLIMDHIGDEHGWHLWGHTSLPLPVILYNSERGLSLFSSGRFDHGHRTYGGYALHEGQVVAVDAPDGTDAHHAPVNERLTAATVDLSITKNVATLLLVSALLLWVFISVARAYTRRAGQAPTGLQNLVEPIILFVRDDLAKSAIGHKYEKYLPYLLTAFFFIFFSNLLGLVPFFPGGANLTGNIAVTVVLAVMTFLIVTFSGNKHYWHHIFAMPGVPGWVLAILTPVEILGMFLKPFVLAIRLFANITAGHIIALSFFSLIFVFGETSAGAGYGVAIGSWLFTVFMFMLELLVAFIQAYVFTFLSAMYIGAAVEEPHHH, encoded by the coding sequence ATGTCGCTGAAACCCTTGCTGCGCCACGCTTTCCTGATCCTGGCCGCCCTGCTCATGGGCCGCTCCGCCGCGCAGCACAGTACCTCCGACAGCACCGCCCACCACACGGCGGTCACCACCTCCGGTGCGCATGACGCCGCGTCCGCGCAGGACCACGGGGCGAAGGAGAAGTTCAACGCCGGCAAGCTCATCATGGACCACATCGGCGATGAGCATGGCTGGCATCTCTGGGGCCACACGAGCCTGCCGCTGCCGGTGATCCTGTACAACAGCGAGCGCGGTCTCAGCCTCTTCAGCAGCGGCCGCTTCGACCATGGCCACAGGACCTACGGCGGCTATGCGCTGCACGAAGGGCAGGTGGTGGCGGTGGATGCGCCGGACGGAACGGATGCGCACCACGCCCCGGTGAACGAACGGCTCACGGCCGCCACGGTGGACCTGAGCATCACCAAGAACGTGGCCACGCTGCTCCTCGTGTCGGCCCTTCTGCTCTGGGTCTTCATCAGTGTGGCCCGGGCCTACACCCGCCGCGCCGGACAGGCCCCCACGGGCTTGCAGAACCTGGTGGAACCGATCATCCTGTTCGTGCGGGACGATCTGGCGAAGAGCGCCATCGGGCACAAGTACGAGAAATACCTGCCCTACCTGCTCACCGCTTTCTTCTTCATCTTCTTCAGCAACCTTCTGGGCCTGGTGCCCTTTTTCCCAGGCGGCGCCAACCTCACGGGCAACATCGCCGTCACGGTCGTGCTGGCGGTGATGACCTTCCTGATCGTCACCTTCAGCGGCAACAAGCATTACTGGCACCACATCTTCGCCATGCCGGGGGTGCCGGGCTGGGTGCTGGCGATCCTCACGCCGGTGGAGATCCTGGGCATGTTCCTGAAGCCCTTCGTGCTGGCCATCCGACTGTTCGCCAACATCACGGCGGGCCACATCATCGCCCTGAGCTTCTTCAGCCTGATCTTCGTCTTCGGCGAAACGAGCGCGGGTGCCGGCTACGGCGTGGCCATCGGATCGTGGCTGTTCACCGTGTTCATGTTCATGCTCGAGCTCCTGGTGGCCTTCATCCAGGCGTACGTCTTCACCTTCCTGTCGGCCATGTACATCGGTGCCGCCGTCGAGGAGCCCCATCATCACTAG
- the atpE gene encoding ATP synthase F0 subunit C gives MFLSVLLDLGVGYGIAALGAGLAALGAGVGIGRIGGDAVQAMARQPEAMNDLRANMILTAALVEGAAFFAMVVGLLVVLKEMPAAV, from the coding sequence ATGTTCCTCTCCGTTCTCCTCGATCTCGGCGTTGGTTACGGTATCGCCGCCCTCGGCGCCGGTCTGGCCGCCCTCGGTGCCGGTGTGGGCATCGGCCGCATCGGTGGCGACGCCGTGCAGGCCATGGCCCGCCAGCCGGAAGCCATGAACGATCTGCGTGCCAACATGATCCTCACCGCCGCGCTCGTGGAAGGCGCCGCCTTCTTCGCCATGGTGGTGGGCCTGCTGGTGGTGCTGAAGGAGATGCCGGCCGCCGTCTAA
- the atpF gene encoding F0F1 ATP synthase subunit B has translation MLFLASLMDPPIGLIFWMTLTFVTVLFLLAKFAWKPILNGLKERESSIADALNEAKRAREEMASLSAKNEELMRQAREERELLLKEARDVRDREIAEAKGKAKAEADALLTRARADIQNEKNAALTEMKNQVAELSILVAERILREKLADTKAQQALVDKVMAEAQLRRS, from the coding sequence ATGCTTTTCCTGGCCAGCCTTATGGACCCGCCCATCGGCCTCATCTTCTGGATGACGCTGACCTTCGTGACGGTCCTGTTCCTCCTCGCCAAGTTCGCCTGGAAGCCCATCCTCAACGGGCTGAAGGAGCGCGAGTCGTCCATCGCCGATGCGCTGAACGAGGCCAAGCGGGCCCGGGAGGAGATGGCCTCACTGAGCGCGAAGAACGAGGAGCTGATGCGCCAGGCCCGGGAGGAGCGCGAGCTGCTGCTGAAGGAGGCGCGCGACGTCCGCGACCGCGAGATCGCCGAGGCCAAGGGCAAGGCCAAGGCCGAGGCCGACGCCCTGCTGACGCGGGCCCGCGCCGACATCCAGAACGAGAAGAACGCCGCCCTCACCGAGATGAAGAACCAGGTGGCCGAGCTGAGCATCCTGGTGGCGGAGCGCATCCTTCGGGAGAAGCTCGCCGACACCAAGGCCCAGCAGGCCCTGGTGGACAAGGTGATGGCCGAAGCCCAGCTACGCCGCTCATGA
- the atpH gene encoding ATP synthase F1 subunit delta, with protein sequence MNIAPVAYRYARSVMELAREKGQLDGVQGDMRLVAATCAASRDLQVLLKSPVVKPDAKGRILEKVFGDKVGPVTTSFMGILVRKGREVLLPHVAEAFNELYKQHMGIVTVEVTSAVPLNDKARAQVRDLAEARHPGRTIDLQEKVDAALIGGLTIRIGDEQVDGTVSRRLADLRREFSKNPYIPAI encoded by the coding sequence ATGAACATCGCCCCGGTCGCCTACCGCTACGCGCGCTCCGTGATGGAGCTGGCCCGGGAGAAGGGGCAGCTGGACGGGGTGCAGGGCGACATGCGCCTGGTGGCCGCCACTTGCGCGGCCAGCCGCGACCTGCAGGTGCTGCTGAAGAGCCCCGTGGTGAAGCCCGATGCGAAGGGCCGCATCCTCGAGAAGGTCTTCGGCGACAAGGTGGGGCCTGTCACCACCAGCTTCATGGGCATCCTGGTGCGCAAGGGCCGCGAGGTGCTGCTGCCCCATGTGGCCGAAGCGTTCAACGAGCTGTACAAGCAGCACATGGGCATCGTCACCGTGGAGGTGACCAGTGCCGTGCCGCTGAATGACAAGGCCCGGGCGCAGGTGCGCGATCTGGCCGAAGCCCGGCATCCCGGCCGCACCATCGACCTGCAGGAAAAGGTGGACGCCGCGCTGATCGGCGGCCTCACCATCCGCATCGGCGACGAGCAGGTGGACGGCACGGTGAGCCGCCGCCTGGCCGACCTGCGCCGCGAATTCTCCAAGAACCCGTACATCCCCGCGATCTAA
- a CDS encoding F0F1 ATP synthase subunit alpha, with amino-acid sequence MAEVKPAEVSAILKQELAGFRSEAELEEVGTVLQVGDGIARIYGLKGVQSGELIEFTSGLRGIVLNLEEDNVGAVLLGPSVGIKEGDTVKRTKRIASIRVGEQMVGRVVNTLGEPIDGKGPIGGELFEMPLERRAPGVIFREPVKEPLQTGIKAVDAMIPIGRGQRELIIGDRQTGKSTVAIDTIINQKEFFEAGKPVYCIYVAIGQKGSTVAGTVKTLEENGAMAYTTVVAANASDPAPMQFFAPFTGAAIGEYFRDTGRPALIVYDDLSKQAVAYREVSLLLRRPPGREAYPGDVFYLHSRLLERAAKITADDKVAAQMNDLPESLKGKVKGGGSLTALPIIETQAGDVSAYIPTNVISITDGQIFLESNLFLSGVRPAINVGISVSRVGGNAQIKSMKKVAGTLKLDQAQYRELEAFSKFGSDLDAATKSVLDKGARNVEILKQGQNSPMRVEEQIAIIYCGTKGLLSKVPVKNVKQFEAEFITMLRNKHSDVLAALKKGDYNDQITGTLEKVAADLVKSLDN; translated from the coding sequence ATGGCCGAAGTGAAACCCGCCGAAGTATCGGCGATCCTCAAGCAAGAACTCGCCGGCTTCCGCTCGGAGGCCGAGCTCGAAGAGGTCGGTACCGTCCTGCAGGTCGGCGACGGCATCGCCCGCATCTACGGACTGAAGGGCGTGCAGAGCGGTGAGCTGATCGAGTTCACCAGCGGGCTGCGCGGCATCGTGCTCAACCTCGAGGAGGACAACGTGGGCGCCGTGCTGCTGGGCCCGAGCGTGGGCATCAAGGAGGGCGACACCGTGAAGCGCACCAAGCGCATCGCCAGCATCCGCGTGGGCGAGCAGATGGTGGGCCGCGTGGTGAACACCCTCGGCGAACCCATCGACGGCAAGGGCCCCATCGGCGGCGAGCTGTTCGAGATGCCCCTGGAGCGCCGCGCCCCGGGCGTCATCTTCCGCGAACCGGTGAAGGAGCCGCTGCAGACGGGCATCAAGGCCGTGGACGCCATGATCCCCATCGGCCGTGGCCAGCGCGAACTGATCATCGGCGACCGCCAGACCGGCAAGAGCACGGTGGCCATCGACACCATCATCAACCAGAAGGAGTTCTTCGAGGCGGGCAAGCCGGTGTACTGCATCTACGTGGCCATCGGCCAGAAGGGCAGCACCGTGGCGGGCACCGTGAAGACCCTGGAGGAGAACGGCGCCATGGCCTACACCACCGTGGTGGCCGCCAACGCCAGCGACCCCGCTCCGATGCAGTTCTTCGCGCCCTTCACCGGCGCGGCCATCGGCGAGTACTTCCGCGACACAGGCCGCCCCGCGCTGATCGTGTACGATGATCTCTCCAAGCAGGCCGTGGCGTATCGCGAGGTGTCGCTGCTGCTGCGCCGCCCGCCGGGTCGTGAGGCCTACCCGGGCGACGTGTTCTACCTGCACAGCCGCCTGCTGGAGCGCGCCGCCAAGATCACCGCCGACGACAAGGTGGCCGCGCAGATGAACGACCTGCCCGAGAGCCTCAAGGGCAAGGTGAAGGGCGGTGGATCGCTCACCGCGCTGCCGATCATCGAAACGCAGGCCGGCGACGTGTCCGCCTACATCCCGACCAACGTGATCTCCATCACCGACGGGCAGATCTTCCTGGAGAGCAACCTGTTCCTGAGCGGCGTGCGCCCCGCCATCAACGTGGGCATCAGCGTGAGCCGCGTGGGCGGCAACGCGCAGATCAAGAGCATGAAGAAGGTGGCCGGCACCCTGAAGCTCGACCAGGCGCAGTACCGCGAGCTGGAGGCCTTCAGCAAGTTCGGCTCGGACCTGGACGCCGCCACCAAGAGCGTGCTCGACAAAGGCGCGCGCAACGTGGAGATCCTCAAGCAGGGGCAGAACAGCCCCATGCGCGTGGAGGAGCAGATCGCCATCATCTACTGCGGCACCAAGGGCCTGCTCAGCAAGGTGCCGGTGAAGAACGTCAAGCAGTTCGAGGCCGAGTTCATCACCATGCTGCGCAACAAGCACAGCGATGTGCTGGCCGCGCTGAAAAAGGGCGATTACAACGACCAGATCACCGGCACGCTGGAGAAGGTGGCGGCCGACCTGGTGAAGAGTTTGGATAATTGA
- the atpG gene encoding ATP synthase F1 subunit gamma translates to MPSLKEVRSRIVSVNSTKQITAAMKMVSAAKLRRAQDAILRMRPYAEKLQAILGNVSATLDASEGRYAQQREVKRTLVVAITSNRGLAGAFNTQVTRVVRRQAQEAGHEVHVLAVGKKAMDAFRRTPLNRPELPQDLAGLFDGLSFDKTAPVAELIMQRFTDGTYDRVMLVYNRFKNAATQVVTTEQFLPVLPAAAPGDAKAATGEYIMEPDRRTIVEEIIPKSLKIQLYKALLDSFAAEHGARMTAMHKATDNADSLLKDLKLTYNKARQASITNEILEIVGGAEALKG, encoded by the coding sequence ATGCCCAGCCTGAAGGAGGTACGCAGCCGGATCGTCTCGGTGAACAGCACCAAGCAGATCACCGCCGCCATGAAGATGGTGAGCGCTGCGAAGCTGCGCCGTGCACAGGACGCCATCCTGCGCATGCGGCCCTACGCCGAGAAGCTGCAGGCCATCCTGGGCAACGTGAGCGCCACGCTGGACGCCAGCGAGGGCCGCTACGCCCAGCAGCGCGAGGTGAAGCGCACCCTGGTGGTGGCCATCACGAGCAACCGCGGTCTGGCCGGCGCCTTCAATACGCAGGTGACGCGTGTGGTGCGCCGCCAGGCTCAGGAGGCCGGGCATGAGGTGCACGTGCTCGCCGTGGGCAAGAAGGCCATGGACGCCTTCCGCCGCACGCCGCTGAACCGGCCCGAGCTGCCGCAGGACCTGGCCGGCCTGTTCGACGGCCTGAGCTTCGACAAGACCGCCCCCGTGGCCGAGCTGATCATGCAGCGCTTCACGGACGGCACCTACGATCGGGTGATGCTGGTGTACAACCGCTTCAAGAACGCCGCCACCCAGGTGGTCACCACCGAGCAGTTCCTGCCGGTGCTGCCCGCGGCGGCGCCCGGCGATGCGAAGGCCGCCACCGGGGAGTACATCATGGAGCCCGACCGGCGCACCATCGTGGAGGAGATCATCCCCAAGAGCCTGAAGATCCAGCTCTACAAAGCGCTGCTGGACAGCTTCGCGGCGGAGCATGGTGCGCGCATGACGGCCATGCACAAGGCCACCGATAACGCGGACTCCCTGCTGAAGGACCTGAAGCTGACCTACAACAAGGCGCGCCAGGCCTCCATCACCAACGAGATCCTGGAGATCGTGGGCGGGGCCGAAGCCCTGAAGGGATAA
- a CDS encoding T9SS type A sorting domain-containing protein, with translation MSHRPITLLLVLLVGRVNAQTGPGGVGTAANNVLWLSADAGVNTTGAAVNSWNDRSGNNNHAAFQVGQPTRRPALVAASQNGYPSIDFDGVDDELLVNDAASLDLNGWDFFLVNAVDAAKDNNAWFTKSSSTTCNYGWWSTATNAMRMPIYDIFTLFSAPTTVANVTGPAFTMEQYTNNVILGLFPSRTVYRNGVSIYTDVNLLQLPQQNNQPLRIGNASGAAGWNLDGDIAELVFYNSRVNSAQRIIISNYLAAKYGLTLGANEVYRMDDPGSNDFDHEVAGIGRIDGSNQHTSARGSSVVHIHSPSNLGNNEFLMWGHNNDILGTWGSVDLPVGIQGRWFRVWRVSELSPTGAAVDVGSVTMDFDLNAFSPIVTSDIRLLVDTDNDGVFADETPIGPPTAIGGGLYRFSGITQLVDQRRFTLGTINTSATPLPVELIAFEAQARAPQGIELRWSTATERNNAHFDLLRSPDAATWQTLTRVDGAGNSQERQDYAWWDHDPLSGINYYMLRQVDTDGTVTDLPKRSAWWAASNGLVIFPNPTDGRVDVLIDQAAPAALEVMDPQGRVVWMSAGPVSGRVDLDLTGLPPATYTLRCTQGAQVRVARVVLQR, from the coding sequence ATGAGCCATCGTCCGATCACCCTGTTGCTGGTGTTGCTGGTGGGGCGTGTGAACGCCCAGACCGGACCGGGCGGGGTGGGCACGGCGGCCAACAACGTGCTGTGGCTGAGCGCCGATGCCGGGGTGAACACGACCGGTGCCGCGGTGAACAGCTGGAACGACCGCTCGGGCAACAACAACCACGCGGCCTTCCAGGTCGGCCAGCCCACGCGACGGCCCGCGCTGGTGGCGGCCTCGCAGAACGGCTACCCCAGCATCGACTTCGACGGGGTGGACGACGAGCTGCTCGTGAACGATGCGGCCTCGCTCGACCTCAACGGTTGGGACTTCTTCCTGGTGAACGCCGTGGACGCCGCCAAGGACAACAACGCGTGGTTCACCAAGAGCAGCAGCACCACCTGCAACTACGGCTGGTGGAGCACCGCCACCAATGCGATGCGGATGCCGATCTACGACATCTTCACGCTGTTCAGCGCGCCCACCACGGTGGCCAACGTCACCGGCCCGGCCTTCACGATGGAGCAGTACACCAACAACGTGATCCTGGGGCTCTTCCCTTCGCGCACGGTGTACCGCAATGGCGTGAGCATCTACACCGACGTGAACCTGTTGCAGCTGCCACAGCAGAACAACCAACCCCTGCGGATCGGCAATGCGTCGGGCGCCGCAGGGTGGAACCTGGACGGCGACATCGCGGAGCTGGTCTTCTACAACAGCCGGGTGAACAGCGCACAGCGCATCATCATCAGCAACTACCTCGCGGCCAAGTACGGCCTGACCCTGGGCGCGAACGAGGTGTACCGCATGGACGATCCCGGCTCGAACGACTTCGACCACGAGGTGGCCGGCATCGGGCGGATCGATGGCAGCAACCAGCACACGAGCGCCCGCGGCAGCAGCGTTGTGCACATCCACTCTCCGAGCAATCTGGGCAACAACGAGTTCCTCATGTGGGGTCACAACAACGACATCCTGGGCACCTGGGGGTCGGTGGACCTGCCCGTGGGGATCCAGGGGCGCTGGTTCCGGGTGTGGCGCGTGAGCGAACTGAGCCCCACGGGCGCGGCCGTGGACGTGGGCAGCGTGACGATGGACTTCGACCTGAACGCCTTCAGCCCCATCGTGACCTCGGACATCCGGCTTTTAGTGGACACGGACAACGACGGGGTGTTCGCGGACGAGACGCCCATCGGACCTCCAACGGCCATCGGCGGCGGCCTGTACCGCTTCAGCGGCATCACCCAGCTGGTCGACCAGCGCCGCTTCACGCTCGGCACGATCAACACCAGCGCCACGCCCTTGCCGGTGGAGCTCATCGCGTTCGAGGCACAGGCGCGTGCCCCGCAAGGCATCGAGCTCCGATGGAGCACGGCCACCGAACGGAACAATGCCCATTTCGACCTGTTGCGCTCCCCGGACGCCGCCACCTGGCAGACCCTGACCCGTGTGGATGGCGCCGGGAACAGCCAGGAACGGCAGGACTACGCATGGTGGGACCACGATCCGCTGAGCGGGATCAACTACTACATGCTGCGCCAAGTGGACACCGATGGCACGGTGACGGACCTGCCGAAGCGGTCCGCGTGGTGGGCCGCATCGAACGGGTTGGTGATCTTCCCCAACCCCACCGATGGCCGCGTGGACGTGCTCATCGACCAAGCCGCGCCCGCGGCGCTGGAGGTGATGGACCCGCAAGGCCGTGTGGTGTGGATGAGCGCCGGACCGGTGTCCGGGCGCGTGGACCTGGACCTCACCGGTCTGCCGCCGGCCACCTACACGCTGCGTTGCACGCAGGGTGCGCAGGTGCGTGTGGCGCGCGTGGTCCTGCAGCGGTGA